From Amaranthus tricolor cultivar Red isolate AtriRed21 chromosome 4, ASM2621246v1, whole genome shotgun sequence:
TTTACCCAATTTTTGATTGTTGTTTAATCAGGCCGCCAAATTTCGATGGCCAGGTCTATTCAATGGCGTTGATTCTTCCATGGAAGACTGGATTGTTGACCAAATGCATATTGTATGATTGTGTAATTGTTTCTCTCTTTCTATATACCACTTATTTGTTTTCATTATCCCTTTATTTAATTATTCTGTATGGTCAGCTTGAATTGATTGAAGACTATTTCTTCTACTTAGTGTTTATTTACATGGTTCTGTATTTGAATTTGAGGATATGCTGACCTTCGTAAAATGTTCCTATTTGCCTTATTGAAAATGACACAAGACATGTGAAAATAagatttttgattgaaaatctaATAGTGTGATTCCATAGAAAAGATATTAGAAATTTGTCTAGGAATACTAAGAAGGATATAAGATATTGTCTAGGTGGTGCTTGGAGCTTGATCTTGTAGCGTTTGAGGCTCTGAACTTACATATGAGATTGCTAATTTTACAAACCCAATTGATGAATATTCAAATTCAGTATGTCGTATTATTGACACTATTGCTTTTGTAGTATGTACCCACATTCATCCCGAGTTATAATCCAGTTTCACAGAATAACTATATGGCGTTGCCCTGTCACTAAAGTGTCTCTTTCCTAGTTGGTGTAGTGGCTAGAATCCTTGCACTATAAcgaaaaattgaaatttcagttttcaaatttcaattgGATTTCTACTAGATATTGTTTGAAATTGGGGACACTAAGGTAGAGAATTTAAGaggaaaaacaacaaagaacaagTCATGGTTATGTGTTCTTGAGCATATgacaaaaacagaaaaataagaGGAAGACAAGTTATTTTTTGGTATCTTTAGGATACCACTTCAATCATTGACTgtatttcaataaataatatacaCACTTAGAAATTAACACATAAATACTAACAATCACTCTGTGTTTTCCACTCAACTGCAAAAGCTTTTAATGGCATTTTCTCATATACATGAAGTACCAACAGTCTTAGCTTTCTAAAGCTCTTTTGCGTTTGCACTCCCTCACAAGTGTTTTGATAGTTTCAACAAGCCCACAACAAGAGTTATTTCAACAATTTTCTCCCCCTCAATGGTAGTGCTACCTTCTCACTCTAAATATTAGAGCTTCTATTGGAAGTTGATGAATATCAACAAGCTTCTCTAGTTTCACCACTCTTCGAATCCAGTCGTTAACACCATTCTCAAAGGCCACAAAGTCTCAAAGGAATCATTACTTGACTTACCCAAAAACCAGAACGCATGGTTTCACAAAAACAAGGTCTAGCGAGACATATGCTTGTCCGAGCACCCCTTACCCTTTTTGAGCAAGACTTTGTTGGAAGCTCCTTTTCATGCTCTTCCCAAAGAGTTGTGGCTCTTCTAAAACAGTTGTATTTGATCACTTCAAGATAAAAAAACATTTTGCTTGCAGTTGCTTACTGGCTTGAGCATGTGCACGGGGCACCTCGCCAGTTATTGCCTTAGATCTCCTCAAATTCTTTCCAGAGCGATATTATTGCTCACCCAAACAACTTTTCCCAGTCAGCCTACACATTTGCTCACTGAAACATGTAGCCCCTTACTCGAGCACCAAAAGGATTTAGCTCCACTTGTATTAGATGTCATGTGATTGGCACTTGTAATAACATATATCAAAGCAAGTAAGAAAGGAGAATGATGGAAGGGGATAGAAAACATAAGAGATGGAAGGTGAAGGATGGGGCTGGGGAGGAAATCGGGCATTCCTTCCTTCCATAAGGAAAATCTTTTTCATTTCTGAAGAAGCTATGTCAAGTGGAAAAATACATTTCACCTCTTTAAAAATTACATGGGAACATTTCGTAGAAGAGACTACTTCTGACCAAATACTTCATATTAAGCTATCCGATTTGATGCTGAAATGCGACACACAACCATATTTATTATAATGAAATTCATTTCGAGCTCTTTTAATATTTGCTCTTCTTTTTCCATTAGGTCTTTTTAGCCTGTAAGAAACCTGGTTTAGTTTCATGCATCTTGAACTTATTACCCATGTATGTTTTAGTCACTTAACATAGAACAACTACCAATGCTTATGATAATAGAAGCAGCTAGAGTACAGTTACATACATAGCTCTGCTTATACTCACCAGCGCTGAAAATATTGGATGTATTAGACTGGGGGTTTTCCTGATATCCTTTCAAATCTCAAATTCCATAGAACTCATCCTCATCCTAAAGTTTCTTACTTACAACCTATAGTGCGCAAAACTTTTCTAGTAACCTACTCTTTCAATGCTTAGAGGGACAGTGTTTGGATGTGGTGTCCTTTGTAGGAATTATTATGGTGGATCACCTATTAACCTTCGAAGTAGTTAAGGAAGGTAATGTCATCCTGTAACAGGGGGTATTGGTTTCTTGTACCCTGCCTAGATTATTATTTCTCCCTCTTCCCTGTCTTCTACTCTTGCAACTGAATTTGATAAGTAACACCGTCTCCCCACCAATCCTGAGCTACCTCATTTATGAACCTTTTCTTTCTTCCCCACAAATTTCGTTTTGGTTATCACTGACTTGTGTCCATCTTTCCATGCATTGCCTATGTAGATCTCTATCAAATTAAACTggttttttgttcttttataaTCATCCATTTTACTAGTTGTGTTTGGACCGGAGTCCTGGACTTcaaattaattagttattattaCCCATTTATTTACATCTGTACAAATGATTAGGATTTGTGTTATTATCTTTTGGTCTTATTTGACTACAGTTATGCAGAAATATGTCCGTCAGTCCCAAAGTCTCCTATTGACAAAGGACAATTTTCTGGTGTTTGTAACTCTTTTGGTTTGGTATGaacttacggcccgtttggtaggtggtaataaacgatagtaatgggaatgaaaaactagtgtaattttggttgaaaaatctctttacTACCTTGATGgctatgcttgtccaacttcagtcatctcattttcttcataaaattcattccaatgcattaccattgggagaggtggtattaagtggtaatggaatttgtaaacaaaaaaaattttctgtgatcaaagtttcattaccatgggaatgatatgaaacttttgatgaaattttacactataaatcattgtcattaccaccatttagtactactaaccaaacgggccgttagagtCTAAGACAGTATAATAGCTTGTAGCTTTCTTTTTTTGAGTTGATGTCTGGATTGGGCAGTTGCTTCTCAGGTAGAAGTAGTATAAAGTTCGGTGTTTTTGTTGCAGGTGCGACCTGTGGTTGAAACAGGATATGAAAATCTGTTGCTTGTGAGGTTGCTGTTGGAGATCAGAATCCCTTCCCTCCGTAAATCTTCAGTGAGTCTGATGGTCATTTATTGTTTAACTAATTATGCTATTGTTTGTATAATTGATCATGATTATGTTATGCCACATGGACAAGGTTGCAGAGGGGCTAACCATTGAAGGCATACTTGAAAACTGGTCCAAACTAAAACCAGTTATTATGGAAGCATGGGATGAGAAGGATAACAAAGATGAGCTAATAGAACTGTTTGGGAAGATCAGAGATGAATGGATTGAGAAGGACCTGGCTACATGGATTGGTGCTAATAGGTGAGTTCTGTTTTCACTATGATTTGGATCCATGAAAGTAATGCAGTGCTTTTTGAATAGCTCAAACACATCTTCACAATAATGAAACGTTCCAATTCCTTTTCAACTCTCATCCCCTGCCCCCGCCAATTAAGGAAGAAAAAGAAACCATCTAGAAATTGGTGAGTTTTAGATTTTTCTCTGCAAGTATCGTCCAAATAGCCTACTGCCTATATGAATGCTTTTCCTACCATATTTTAGGTAGCGTGTAGCCCTTATTGACCCTCCCTCCAAAAAAGAGAAATGACTGTTTAGTATAGGATCTGCAGATGGACTGAAGTTGATGGTTATACAGACTGCATTATCTCTAAGTTTGTCTGCGCATTGATTGAACGAAATTTTCATTGCTTCCATAAGTGCTTCATAAATTGACCTTCTAGCAAATACAATGCATTGTTTTTACCTGGGAATGGAGATGCAGATGATGATAAATGATTTTGCAATGCATTTATCTTATCAGCAGATACAACACTAAATATACTTACAGTGGAAAAAACAGGAAGCTTAGACAATGGTAAACTGATAACAAAATCTTGGATCTTTGTAATAATCTCTCACGTCATAAATTCATAATCTTTTTTTTCGCTTCAAAATGACTCACATATGGAATCTCCCTTGAGGTTAGGTGGATTTTCAACTTGATAGTATGTGTCCCATACATTCAGTCATAATAAAACCCTGATATTGCCACTTGCAATCCATAATATTTACTGATTCCATATGTTCTTGCAGACTGTATCCTGGGGTTTCAGATGCTCTGAGATTTACTACCTCCAAGATATACATTGTTACTACAAAACAGGTACCTTAGATCCCTGTTGAGAAACAAAAAGGAATTGTAAAGTGGCAATATTCTCGATCTTTTGACTAATTTCTTTCTGTTATGATCTGCTTACTTGTCTATGTGATTTATTGTTTCTGATCAGAGCCGATTTGCAGATGCACTGCTGCGAGAACTTGCTGGTGTAACTATAACACCTGAAAGAATTTATGGACTTGGGACTGGGTGAGTATATGCTGTCTAAATTTCATTTATTCTTACTTGACAAAGAGACTGTAAATTACGAGAATTTCTACTATATCTTTCTCAcaataagttgaaatttcagTCCAAAGGTGGAGGTGCTTAAGATGCTTCAGAAACAACCAGAACATCAGGGGCTTTCTCTACAGTAAGATCTTTATcatgttttttgttttaacatGCTAAGATGCGGATCACTAATACTGTGATCCTAGGAAACAAGCTTTTTATGAACTGCGTTTGTCAGAACACTATAAGCAACATCACTGGTTAGGTCTCAGCTGACATCGTGACCTTTTATATACAGCTTTGTGGAGGATCGACTTGCTACTCTTAAAAATGTCATAAAAGAGCCAGAATTGGACGGCTGGAACTTGTATCTAGGTAAACCAGTCATTCTTCGAGCTTCTCATATCTCAGATGTGTGGATATTAATTATATGATATATTTTGTTTTGCTTAATTAAACCCCTTGcatatatttatttcttaaatatGAATATTTAACTAGGTGACTGGGGGTATAATACCCAGAAAGAAAGGGAAGAAGCAGCAAGTATTCCAAGAATCCACATGCTTGAGCTGTCAGATTTCAGTAAGAAGCTAAAATAGATCCACAAATTAAGTTGAATATAGCTACATGTGTTGTCTTGTTCAGCGCAATTT
This genomic window contains:
- the LOC130811330 gene encoding uncharacterized protein LOC130811330 isoform X2, with the translated sequence MVLSAIVVARVLFLLSRPPNFDGQVYSMALILPWKTGLLTKCILYDCVRPVVETGYENLLLVRLLLEIRIPSLRKSSVAEGLTIEGILENWSKLKPVIMEAWDEKDNKDELIELFGKIRDEWIEKDLATWIGANRLYPGVSDALRFTTSKIYIVTTKQSRFADALLRELAGVTITPERIYGLGTGPKVEVLKMLQKQPEHQGLSLHFVEDRLATLKNVIKEPELDGWNLYLGDWGYNTQKEREEAASIPRIHMLELSDFSKKLK
- the LOC130811330 gene encoding uncharacterized protein LOC130811330 isoform X1, producing the protein MGDLYALDFDGIICDSCGESSLSAVKAAKFRWPGLFNGVDSSMEDWIVDQMHIVRPVVETGYENLLLVRLLLEIRIPSLRKSSVAEGLTIEGILENWSKLKPVIMEAWDEKDNKDELIELFGKIRDEWIEKDLATWIGANRLYPGVSDALRFTTSKIYIVTTKQSRFADALLRELAGVTITPERIYGLGTGPKVEVLKMLQKQPEHQGLSLHFVEDRLATLKNVIKEPELDGWNLYLGDWGYNTQKEREEAASIPRIHMLELSDFSKKLK